The genomic segment ACCGATCCCCCCTTTCTGGTAGTCGTACAACAGCTCCTGTAACTGTTGCCTAGCCCGAAATAAATACGACTTTACCGTGTTAAGCGGCAAATCTAGTGCCTCCGCTATTTCTTGATAGGACAAATCCTCTAGATAGCGGAGTACTACAACCATCCGGTATTGCTTTGGCAATCTTCCGATGGCTTCCTGGATGTCATTCGACAGCCCGGTGAGAAGGATTTCTTCTTCTACGTTGTTACGATCAGGAATGATCAACTCGTGCTCGTCAATTGAGACCGTTTCCTTCTTCGCGCGAAATTTATCCATACAGACGTTGCTGACAATGCGTTGTACCCAGGTAGAGAACTTTGCTTTTTCCTGATAGGTGTCCAACTTTCGATAAATTCGAATGAGGACTTCCTGGGAGGCATCAAGCGCGTCTTGTTCGTTCCCTAGAATATAATAAGCGCTTCGGTAAACGGAGGTCTCAATAGATCGAAGCAGTTCGACTAGCGCGTCATGATCCCCGGATTGCGCCATCCTGATCAACTCTGCTTCATGCATATTCACTTCTCCCCCCTACAGACGGTTCGCTCATTGAAAAAGTTGCAAACAGATTATGTATCCAATATTTGGGCCTGCCAATATAATCCCGCAGGTGTAATCACCAGCGTAATCGCTCCATGAGCATCAGTCCTGTACACGGCGGAACCCGATTTTTTTAAGCGATGCAGTACTTCGGACGATGGATGCCCGTACCGATTTTTCACCCCGGCAGAGATGACAGCAACTTTTGGTGCTGTGACTGCAAGGAGCTCTTCGGTACTCGAGGTATTGCTGCCATGATGGGCTACTTTCAAAACATCCACAGAAGTCAAACCGTTTTGAACAAGCAGACTTTCCCCATCCTTTTCAATGTCACCCGTAAACAATACAGTCTTGTTGAAAGCAGTCAGCTGAAGTACTACGGATGCATCATTTCCTGAGAAGGTCGATTCACCCGATCCACCCGGGTGCAGCCACTTCCACTCGATTCCCGGCCCATCTGACCATGATTGCCCCGGGATCCCGGTTAAAATCGGAACTCCTTCTTGTTGGAAAAGCTGGACAATCTCGCTCTCCAATTTGGAAGGTGCTGTTCCATTCACCAATACCTCGCCAAAAGAAAAATGAGGAACAAGCGCTTTTAAACCCCCGATGTGATCCAAATCGCCATGCGTCATGACGACACGGTCGATTTTCTCGATTCCTCTGGCCATCAGAAACGGCAGAACGACATCTTTCCCCACCTCAAAAGGGTCACGTTTTTCCATCCATGGTTCAGCAGCTGGGAACCGCATTGTCCCACCCGCATCCATTAAGTATACCTTCTGATCACCAATTTCGACAACGATGGAATCCCCTTGTCCGACATCAAGGAAGGTAATTCGCACTTCTTCGACTCCAGAAAAGGGCTGTCTGGCCGCGACAATGAACAAGAGAAATATAACGAAAGAAAGCATTATATCACGCTTTCGATGATAGCCCAACTTCCATGAAATGGGCAGGACACCTAAAAAGCAGGTATACAAAACAAGCCACCACCAAGAAGGATGCGGCCAATAGGTGAAGGGGAGCCTTATTTTTTCAATAGCAAACAGCGGGAGATGAATCCATTTCAGCATAGCCGTCGATACCCAAACAGGGATCACGGCCAAAAACGGATGGACAAAGTCGAGAACTACTGCGATATACCCGAACGGTAGCGCTATAGCCGAGAGAATCGGTGTCACTACCAAATTGACCAGCCAAGACACAGGTGAAAACAAATGAAAATGGTAGATGAGAAACGGAAAAGAAACGAGCTGGGCTGACAAAGTAACCGCCACAAGTGTACGAATCCAGACGGGTACCCGAACAAACACATGCAAACTGTATGGCACAAAAATAATCAGACCAAGTGTGACCGCAAAGGAAAGCTGAAAACCGACATGCCACAGCTGATACGGATTTACCACCAGCATCAGAATGAGTGCGCCTGCCCAGACGTCCTTGCCGTCCAACCTCTTTCCAAATACCTGACAGAGAAGCCCCACACTCCCCATCAATCCAGATCGGATTGCGGACGCGCTGGCTCCCACCAAAAGCACATACCCGAACAAGAACAAAATCGTTACGGCAAATGCCAGTCTGCGTCTGATTCCAATCCGTTCCAAACACCACATAAACATGGAGCTGACCAATGTCACATGCAAACCGGAAATCGCGAGGATATGACTTAAGCCCAAATTCGAATACATCGCCGCAAGCTCAGGGTTCACCTCTTGTCCAAGGCCAAGCAGCAACGACTTCATGTACCCCGCTGTCTCTGGATCTGTAAATAATGTTTCAATTCGCTTGGCACCCGAGTCCTGCCATTCTTGAAAGCTCGCCGTCACCGAAAAAACAGGTGTCATATCAACCGCTTGATAGCTTGTTTCCCCTGTGACATGGACACCTTGCCAATACAAATAACTGGCGTAGTCGAAGGCATGAGGATTGCGCGCAGTAACTGGCAAGGATAGTCGGATCGGAGCCACAATAACACTGCCACGCCTCCACTTCTCTATTTGTGATGCTTCCTGGAAAGAAGCAAGTTTAACACGAAGCGCGATTTTTTCGAGAGACCGATGCTCTTTCTGATCACGCTGATTTTCACCCCATGATGTGATCGTGACAAAAAATCGTGCTACATCGCCGTCCCGTCTAACGGGTGAATCAATGACACCTTCTATCCAGACCCTCTGCTCCCTTTCTGCCAATGGTTTCACTTCAGAGCTGTGGAGATTCTCGTACCCATAAAAAAAGAGACCTGCTAGAATAGAAATCAGTGAGTAGCATGCAACGTATTTGCGGTATGGTAACGGGATACATGCAACGAGTGCCCATGATACGCCTGCAGCCAAAAGCAGCCAAGCAGGATGCAAATAGGCGGACAGAATGAGGCCGATCATCATCGCTAGGCTTGCTATCCATACTGACACTGCAATCCCCCCGTCCTGTTCTTTCATGAACCGTTTTGTCGAACGATTCACAGACTCCTAAGGGAGTATATCTAACTGAATGGGGACAAAAATAGAAAAGAAGAAAGGCTAATTCCCTTGTAGAATCAGCGTTTTGCAGGTCAATCACTGGCACTCATAAGAGATTGCGCTGATGGTCGATACATGATAGAGTTAGCAGGAGCAATCCAGTGAGAGGAAGAGTCATTTCTTATGTGCGGAATCGTATCACTCTATAACAAGCGGCAAAAGCCTGTTCAACAAGAAGCGATTAGTGCAATGACGGGTGTCATCCTGCACCGTGGTCCAGATGACGATGGTTTTCACCTTGAAGACAACATCGCCCTGGGCTTTCGTCGTTTAAGCATCATTGACGTGGAAGGCGGACATCAACCGCTGTTTAACGAAACACGTGACATCTGGATTATTGGTAACGGTGAAATCTACAATTACAAAGAGTTACAGCAATGGTTAAAGGACATCGGTCACGTTTTCCATACCGATTCTGATATTGAAACCATCCTCCACCTTTATGAAGAGGTAGGAACAGATGCACCCAAGCATTTGCGCGGGATGTTTGGCTTTACGATCTACGACTCCCGTAAAAAACGTATGTTTGGGGCACGCGACCATTTTGGAATCAAGCCTCTCTACTATGTCGAGACGAATGATTCGATCGGGGTTGCCAGCGAGATTAAAAGCTTGCTGGAGCTGCCAGGATTCAAGCGTGAAGTGAATCCAACCGCTTTTTATCACTATTTGACATTCCAATATGTACCGGATCCTGAAACGATGTTTGCTGGCATTTACCGTATACCGCCTGCACACTCGTTCGTGATTGAAAACGACCAGATCAAGCTGGAAAGGTACTGGGATGTAGAATTTAAGCCCGATGAAAGCAAGCCGTTCTCTTATTTTGTTGAGGGTACGCGCAGTGTCATGCTTGAATCTGTCGACAAACACCGGATTAGTGAAGTCTCTCGTGGAGCCTTCTTGTCTAGTGGCGTTGACTCTAGCAGTATCGTTGGGATGCTGCGTACATTCGAGCCAGTCAAATCTTTTTCTGTCGGTTCGGATATTCCGGGTTACAGCGAACTCGATTATGCGAAGCGAACTGCCGGGTATTTGGGATCGGAGCATTTCGAGCGCGTGATAAACGCCAAGCAGTACATGGATGAATTGCCACGGCTCATCTGGCATCAGGACGAACCGGTAGCGGACCCTTCTGCCATCCTGCTCTATTTCGTAGCACAGATGGCGAGTGAACACGTAACCGTCGTATTGTCCGGTGAAGGTGCAGATGAATTTTTTGGCGGATACAATATTTACAGAGAGCCTCATTCTCTCAAAATGTTTTCCGGAATGCCTGGCTGGATGCGCCAATCCATCGGATACATGGCAGAACGCCTCCCCGATCAGGTAAAAGGGAAAAACTTCCTCATCCGCGGATCGAAAACGGTTGAGCAACGCTTCTTCGGAAACGCGCTGATTTTCAGCGAAGAAATGAAAAAGCGTGTCGTGATGGAAGATATTACCCGTTCGGAAGCGTATGTATCTCCTTTCACCATTACTGAAGAGATTTACAAACGCGCTTCCGAATATGACGATGTGACCAAGATGCAATACTTGGACATTCACACTTGGCTCAGAGGCAACATTTTGATGAAGGCCGACAAGATGACGATGGCCAATTCTTTGGAGCTGCGTGTGCCTTTCATTGATCTGAAGGTATTTGAATTCGCCGCTACCATTCCAACGAAGTACAAAATTGCCAACGGCACCACCAAGCACGTGCTCCGTGAAGCGATGAAAGACTTCTTGCCACCTGAGATCCAAATGAGAAAGAAGCTCGGCTTCCCTGTTCCGACTCGTCATTGGCTCAAAAACGAATTTTACAAATGGGCAAAAGAGATCATTTTCGAATCCAAGGTGGATAATTTGATCAATAAGGCCTATGTTCTGTACATGCTCGATGAACACCGCGAAGGCAATGCGGATTACAGTCGCAAAATCTGGACGATCCTGGTCTTCATGCTGTGGCATCAAATCTTCATTGAGCAAAAGCACAATTTTGAGCCTTATGTCAGCCCGAATGTAGACCTTCGCCGCAAAAAAAATACGCTGCAGCATATCGGCTAACAGCGAAAACACCATAAATAGATTTGCAGACCCTCTCTTACTTTTCGTAGCATCGTTGATAGAGAACAAGTTCTCTCTATGAACGTATCGCTATGTGAAGGACGGGAGGGTTTTTGTTATGGTGCTGGAATGGTGGGAGCGTTATCGTCGTTTCATCTTGCTGACTGCGGCTGTGCTGTTTGTCGGTTGTAGCTATTGGCTCTATCAACGCGACCAATCGCATAAGACTGACGAACTACCGTTGCGTTCTCCTGCTTATGCAGCATCGAATCTGCAAACAAAAGAACGGACAGATGATTCAGCAGCTGCTCAACCTGCCAAGCCTCTAAAAGCGACACTGGAAAAAGATAAGGATAAGGAACCACCCCCCTCTCCTCTCTATGTCGATGTGAAAGGGCAAGTGAAAAATCCTGGATTATACCAATTCGAACCAGGTACGCGTGTCGCAAATGCCATCGAAAAAGCAGGTGGTGCACTGCCTGATGCCGACCTCGTCCAAATCAATTTGGCAGAGCCGCTCACAGATGGAGCTGCTCTTGTCATCCCGGCTAAAGGGGCAGCCGCGCCAGTCTCCACATCCATTGGCCTTGTACAGTCTTCCGCCCGCGTGTCCACCACTGGTGCCTCCACAACCATTAATATCAACACGGCAACTGTCGAAGAGCTCATGAGCCTTCCCGGGATTGGAGAAGCTCGTGCCAAGGCAATCGTGGATTACCGGTCAAAACAAGGGCCATTTCGTTCAGCGGATGACCTGAAACAGATTGAGGGAATTGGCGAGAAGATGTTTGCACGGATAAAGGATCGGCTGGCGGTACAATGAGTACTCAGCATCCGGTCATGATCATAGGCACTCCTACATAGAATGGGAAAAGAATATCGGAGGGAGGTATGCCCATGAATAGAATTGGGTTCATTGGTACGGGCAGCATGGGCAGTATCTTGATTGAATCTTTACTGTCAGCCAAGGCGCTGACTCCTGGTCATGTCTTTATCAGCAACAGAACCCCTGCGAAGGCGCAGCAACTGGCAGAAAAACATCCCGGGCTCATTGTCGCGCACAGCAATGCCCAATTGGTCAAAGAAGCCACAACGATCGTGCTGTGCGTCAAGCCACTGGAATATAGCGTGATGCTGGAACAAATTGCTCCTGCCTTAACGCCAGATCACCTATTGATTACGATCACCAGTCCGATCAAGCTTGCGGATCTGGAGTCTCAAGTTCCATGTGCAGTTGCCAGAGTCGTTCCTTCTATAACAAATGCAGTAAAGAGTGGTGTCAGTTTATGTGAGTTTGGATCACGTATCCAAGAGGAACAACGTCAATTTATACGGAGTCTGTTTGCCCACATTAGCTCCCCTATTGAGATTTCGGAGCCTTTTTTACGAATTACTTCTGACATTGTCAGTTGCGGGCCAGCGTTTCTCAGCTATATTTTGCAGCAAATGATTCAAGAAGCCGTTGAAGAAACTGGCATTTCCGCAGAAGCTGCTACTTACATGACCACGCAAATGCTAATTGGAATGGCAGATCTTTTACGCGAAGAAGCATTCACCCTCCCTACTCTGCAAAAGAGGGTCTGCGTGCCCGGAGGAATTACTGGGGAAGGACTGATTCCTTTGCAAGACGGAATTCCCGGTCTTTTCGCCCAAGTATTTCGCCGCACACAAGCGAAGTTTGCCGAGGATCAAGAACTGGTTGCACGAAATTTGAGCAATCAACCGCATTAGCGCAAAACGAAGAAACGATATTTACGAAAAAAGGAGTGGATACCTGTCAGTCACAGGCTCCGCTCCTCTTCTCATTTTTTGCCGTCCTTTTCTTAACGAACGACGATATTCACCAGTTTGCCTGGAACAGCGATGACTTTGACGATCGTTTTTCCTTCGATCAGTTCTTGGATCATCTCGTTGTTTTTCGCCATCTCTTCCATCTGTTCTTTCGTCGAATCAGAAGCGATGAGCAGCTTCTCTTTGTTTTTGCCGTTAATTTGCAGGACGATTTCTACCTCGTCTTCAACCAGCTTCGCTTCGTCATACGTAGGCCATGCTTCGTATGCCAGACTCTCGCTGTGGCCCAGTTTTTCCCACAGCTCTTCACCCAAGTGCGGAGCGATTGGAGACAGCATTTTCACAAAGTCTTCCATGAATTTCTTCGGCAGAACTTCTGCTTTGTACGCTTCGTTTACGAATACCATCAACTGAGAGATACCTGTATTGAAACGCAGGCCCTCGTAGTCTTCCGTTACTTTTTTCACAGTTTGGTGGTACACGCGCTCCATGCCAGCCACATTGGAGGTTTCCACGATTTTTTCGTTCAGCTCACCGTTGTCGCCCACAAACAGACGATATACGCGATCCAGGAAGCGGCGTGCGCCATCCAATCCTTTTGTCGACCAAGCGATCGAAGCATCCAGTGGTCCCATGAACATTTCGTACATGCGCAGTGTGTCAGCACCATGGCTGTTGATAATATCGTCTGGGTTTACGACGTTGCCTTTGGACTTACTCATTTTCTCGTTGTTTTCACCCAGGATCATCCCTTGGTTAAACAGCTTTTGGAATGGTTCCTTGGTTGGTACGACACCGATATCGTACAGGAACTTGTGCCAGAAACGAGAGTAGAGCAAGTGCAGCACCGCGTGTTCCGCACCGCCAATGTAAATGTCGATTGGCAGCCATTCTTTCAGTTTTTCTGGATCAGCCAATGCCTTGTCATTGTGCGGATCGATGAAGCGCAGGAAGTACCAGCAGCTACCCGCCCATTGCGGCATCGTGTTTGTCTCACGACGCGCTTTCATTCCTGTTTCCGGATCGACAGTGTTTACCCACTCCGCGATGTTTGCCAATGGCGATTCACCTGTACCGGATGGTTTGATTTCTTTTGTTTTTGGCAACACGATTGGCAGTTCGGATTCCGGAACGACTTTCATCGTGCCATCTTCCAGATGGAGAATCGGAATTGGCTCACCCCAGTAGCGTTGACGGCTGAACAGCCAGTCGCGCAGACGGTACGTTACCTTGCGATTTCCTTTGCCTTCCGCTTCCAGCCACTCGATCATTTTGCTGATCGCCTGTTCTTTGTTCAAACCATCGAGCATGCCGGAGTTGATGTGCTCTCCGTCGCCTGCATACGCTTCCTTGGAGATATCTCCGCCAGCGATTACTTGCTTGATTGGCAGATCGAATGTTTTCGCGAACTCATAGTCGCGTTCATCGTGCGCTGGAACCGCCATGATAGAGCCTGTTCCGTAGCTGATCAGCACGTAATCTGCAATCCAGATTGGCAGACGCTCGCCGTTTACCGGGTTGATCGCATATGCTCCGGTAAATACTCCTGTCTTTTCTTTCGCCAGATCGGTACGCTCCAGATCGCTCTTGCGCTTCGCTTGATCCAGGTACGCTTCCACTGCTTCTTTTTGAGCTGGTACGGTAATTTGCTCAACCAGCTTGTGCTCAGGAGCCAGTACCGCATAAGTTGCTCCGTAGAGAGTGTCTGGACGAGTCGTAAAGACAGTAAAGGTTTCGTCATGACCTTCGATACCAAAAGTTACTTCTGCCCCTTCAGAACGACCGATCCAGTTGCGTTGCATTTCCTTGATGCTCTCTGGCCAATCCAGTTCATCCAGGTCAGCGAGCAGTCTTTCCGCATACGCAGTAATTTTCAAGACCCATTGCTTCATTGGACGGCGTTCTACTGGGTGTCCGCCACGCTCACTTTTCCCGTCAATGACTTCTTCGTTCGCCAAAACTGTTCCCAGAGCAGGGCACCAGTTTACAGCTACCTCGTCAATATAAGCCAAGCCGTGCTCATACAGCTTCGTAAAAATCCATTGCGTCCACTTGTAGTAATTCGGATCGGTCGTGTTGATTTCGCGATCCCAGTCGTAGGAAAATCCGAGCGACTTAATTTGGCGACGGAAGGTGTTGATATTGTGCTCGGTGAATTCTGCCGGATCGTTTCCTGTATCGAGCGCGTATTGCTCCGCTGGCAAACCAAACGCATCCCAACCCATTGGATGGAGAACGTTATATCCTTGCATCCGCTTCATGCGGGACAAAATATCAGTAGCCGTATAGCCTTCCGGATGTCCTACGTGCAGGCCAGCTCCAGATGGATACGGGAACATATCGAGTGCGTAAAACTTTTTCTTGCCCTCATCCTCGGAGGTTTTGAAGGTCTTGTTCTGCTCCCAATATTGCTGCCACTTCTTTTCGACATTTTGATGACTGAATACCATGGTAAAGCACTCCCATCTTAAAATAGGTGAAAATACGAAAACCTCTATCGAGGATTGCTCAAGGATGAGCGATCGCGTATTAGCGGAATGTTTTCCGTATAAAAAAACCTCACATCCCAGATCGCTCTTGCGAAAGGGACGAGAGGTTGTTAACATTCCCGCGGTACCACCCAGATTGGCAAATGACAAGCATTCACCCACTTGTTTCATCCGTATCGGGGATAAACCGCTCACCCTTACGCAGTCATTGCTTGAATGACCTTGGGGGCAAGTGCTGGGAGGTGAGTTCAGATAGATCCGGGTTGACTTGCACCATCCGCCAACTCTCTGTGAATGCTCGAATCCTATTCCTACTTTTCCTCTTAAACGCGTCGAAATCTGTAGTTATAACGCCATTATAGTCAATCCGAACCAATCATGTCAAACTTTTCGGCTTGCGGGCTGAAAAAAATAGGCGCTCACTCGCTTCTTGTGGCGGCATATCCGAGTAATCAGCGGTGATGACAATGTCTGTGAAGCCGGCATCTGTCAGCCAGCGCATCAGTTGGACAGGCTGGTAAGCCCGTTGCCAATGTTCCTCTTCCATCCGCTCGTACAGTCCGTTTGGCTGACGAATGAAAAACGTTAACTGATGCTCTACCTCCAGTCGCAGCGGGTCGCAAAAACATTGCCAAATGTACGAAACTTCATCTTCTACATGTGTGAACGTCTCGTCTCCGAAAATGTGCAGCATCTTGTACGGACTGTGCACATCAAACAGAAAGCTCCCACCGGGGGCGAGATGAGCGAAAACGCGCTTGAACGTTTCCTGCACATCCGCTTCCTCTGTAAGATAGCTCAATGAATCACACAAGGAGATGACCGCATCCGCTTCTGGCAAGGACAGCTCCCGCATATCCTGCTCCACCCAAGCTACATCCACTTGCTCCTGCCTCATTTTGTCATAGGCGATCGCAAGCATTTCTGTTGAGAGATCCACTCCCGTAACACGGTATCCCCGCTTGGCGAGTGGGATCGCAATCGTACCAGTCCCACAGCCAAGATCAATGACCCGCACAGGCTTCTCTCCCTTTGTCCAATGACGCTCGACCCAATCGAGCCACTGATCATAAGGAGTATCCGCCATCAGCCTGTCATATACAGCGGCCATATGTGCGTATGCCATCTGATCTTACCCTTGCGCGCTGAAGGAAACTTCCTCTGCGTCCTTCCACAGGCGCTCCAGGTTGTAAAACTCGCGATCTTCGCGATGGAAAACGTGAATGACGATATCGCCCAGATCAACCAGTACCCAGCGACCTTCATCCGCTCCTTCAATACCGCGGACGTCAAAGCCGTTTTTGTGGGCTTGATCACGGATTTCGCGAACAATTGCCTGTACTTGACGCTCGTTGTTTCCGTGGCAAATCATGAAATAGTCTGCGATGACGGACAGCTTTTTAATATCGAGCACCTTCAAGTTCTCTGCTTTCTTGTCCTCTGCTGCCTTCACAACCAACTGGGCCAAATCTTCTACTGTTTTAACCATTAAAACCCTCCTTCTCTCCCTTTGCGGGAAACCAAATCGTTATATGCCGTCAATGTCAACGGGAAAACCGTCTTTTGCTTCTCTATCAAAAATTGAATCGTGCCTCCCAAGGCGAGTGCCAGGGCAGCATCCAAATCATGCATGGCTTTGGCGCGAATAAAATCGACACCAGGGTAAACGCGGTTTGGTTCTATATAGTCTGCCACACAGACGACTTTTTCTAACAGGGACATGCCAGCCCGACCCGTTGTATGGTAGCGAACGGCTTGTAAAATATCTGCATCCGTTACACCAAGATCAGTCTGGATCACAATGGCTGCTGCAAAGGCGTGCCACAGCTCTTTTTCCCCTTCCAAAAGCTCTGTAGGCATATCGTGGCGAACGAGAATCTCGAACATTTTTTCCACAGGCCAGCACTTACAGTAATCGTGCAACAGTCCAGCAAGCTCGGCTTTGTCAGGATCAGCCCCGAATCTCTCTGCCAGCTCGCGAGCCGACGCAGCCACCCCTAGCGTGTGATTGTATCGTTTTTCATGCATTTGTTGCCGTATGCGAACGAGAAGCTCTTCCCGATTATCCAAA from the Brevibacillus brevis genome contains:
- a CDS encoding RNA polymerase sigma factor gives rise to the protein MHEAELIRMAQSGDHDALVELLRSIETSVYRSAYYILGNEQDALDASQEVLIRIYRKLDTYQEKAKFSTWVQRIVSNVCMDKFRAKKETVSIDEHELIIPDRNNVEEEILLTGLSNDIQEAIGRLPKQYRMVVVLRYLEDLSYQEIAEALDLPLNTVKSYLFRARQQLQELLYDYQKGGIG
- a CDS encoding DNA internalization-related competence protein ComEC/Rec2, whose translation is MKEQDGGIAVSVWIASLAMMIGLILSAYLHPAWLLLAAGVSWALVACIPLPYRKYVACYSLISILAGLFFYGYENLHSSEVKPLAEREQRVWIEGVIDSPVRRDGDVARFFVTITSWGENQRDQKEHRSLEKIALRVKLASFQEASQIEKWRRGSVIVAPIRLSLPVTARNPHAFDYASYLYWQGVHVTGETSYQAVDMTPVFSVTASFQEWQDSGAKRIETLFTDPETAGYMKSLLLGLGQEVNPELAAMYSNLGLSHILAISGLHVTLVSSMFMWCLERIGIRRRLAFAVTILFLFGYVLLVGASASAIRSGLMGSVGLLCQVFGKRLDGKDVWAGALILMLVVNPYQLWHVGFQLSFAVTLGLIIFVPYSLHVFVRVPVWIRTLVAVTLSAQLVSFPFLIYHFHLFSPVSWLVNLVVTPILSAIALPFGYIAVVLDFVHPFLAVIPVWVSTAMLKWIHLPLFAIEKIRLPFTYWPHPSWWWLVLYTCFLGVLPISWKLGYHRKRDIMLSFVIFLLFIVAARQPFSGVEEVRITFLDVGQGDSIVVEIGDQKVYLMDAGGTMRFPAAEPWMEKRDPFEVGKDVVLPFLMARGIEKIDRVVMTHGDLDHIGGLKALVPHFSFGEVLVNGTAPSKLESEIVQLFQQEGVPILTGIPGQSWSDGPGIEWKWLHPGGSGESTFSGNDASVVLQLTAFNKTVLFTGDIEKDGESLLVQNGLTSVDVLKVAHHGSNTSSTEELLAVTAPKVAVISAGVKNRYGHPSSEVLHRLKKSGSAVYRTDAHGAITLVITPAGLYWQAQILDT
- the asnB gene encoding asparagine synthase (glutamine-hydrolyzing), which encodes MCGIVSLYNKRQKPVQQEAISAMTGVILHRGPDDDGFHLEDNIALGFRRLSIIDVEGGHQPLFNETRDIWIIGNGEIYNYKELQQWLKDIGHVFHTDSDIETILHLYEEVGTDAPKHLRGMFGFTIYDSRKKRMFGARDHFGIKPLYYVETNDSIGVASEIKSLLELPGFKREVNPTAFYHYLTFQYVPDPETMFAGIYRIPPAHSFVIENDQIKLERYWDVEFKPDESKPFSYFVEGTRSVMLESVDKHRISEVSRGAFLSSGVDSSSIVGMLRTFEPVKSFSVGSDIPGYSELDYAKRTAGYLGSEHFERVINAKQYMDELPRLIWHQDEPVADPSAILLYFVAQMASEHVTVVLSGEGADEFFGGYNIYREPHSLKMFSGMPGWMRQSIGYMAERLPDQVKGKNFLIRGSKTVEQRFFGNALIFSEEMKKRVVMEDITRSEAYVSPFTITEEIYKRASEYDDVTKMQYLDIHTWLRGNILMKADKMTMANSLELRVPFIDLKVFEFAATIPTKYKIANGTTKHVLREAMKDFLPPEIQMRKKLGFPVPTRHWLKNEFYKWAKEIIFESKVDNLINKAYVLYMLDEHREGNADYSRKIWTILVFMLWHQIFIEQKHNFEPYVSPNVDLRRKKNTLQHIG
- a CDS encoding ComEA family DNA-binding protein; translated protein: MVLEWWERYRRFILLTAAVLFVGCSYWLYQRDQSHKTDELPLRSPAYAASNLQTKERTDDSAAAQPAKPLKATLEKDKDKEPPPSPLYVDVKGQVKNPGLYQFEPGTRVANAIEKAGGALPDADLVQINLAEPLTDGAALVIPAKGAAAPVSTSIGLVQSSARVSTTGASTTININTATVEELMSLPGIGEARAKAIVDYRSKQGPFRSADDLKQIEGIGEKMFARIKDRLAVQ
- the comER gene encoding late competence protein ComER, translated to MNRIGFIGTGSMGSILIESLLSAKALTPGHVFISNRTPAKAQQLAEKHPGLIVAHSNAQLVKEATTIVLCVKPLEYSVMLEQIAPALTPDHLLITITSPIKLADLESQVPCAVARVVPSITNAVKSGVSLCEFGSRIQEEQRQFIRSLFAHISSPIEISEPFLRITSDIVSCGPAFLSYILQQMIQEAVEETGISAEAATYMTTQMLIGMADLLREEAFTLPTLQKRVCVPGGITGEGLIPLQDGIPGLFAQVFRRTQAKFAEDQELVARNLSNQPH
- the leuS gene encoding leucine--tRNA ligase, which codes for MVFSHQNVEKKWQQYWEQNKTFKTSEDEGKKKFYALDMFPYPSGAGLHVGHPEGYTATDILSRMKRMQGYNVLHPMGWDAFGLPAEQYALDTGNDPAEFTEHNINTFRRQIKSLGFSYDWDREINTTDPNYYKWTQWIFTKLYEHGLAYIDEVAVNWCPALGTVLANEEVIDGKSERGGHPVERRPMKQWVLKITAYAERLLADLDELDWPESIKEMQRNWIGRSEGAEVTFGIEGHDETFTVFTTRPDTLYGATYAVLAPEHKLVEQITVPAQKEAVEAYLDQAKRKSDLERTDLAKEKTGVFTGAYAINPVNGERLPIWIADYVLISYGTGSIMAVPAHDERDYEFAKTFDLPIKQVIAGGDISKEAYAGDGEHINSGMLDGLNKEQAISKMIEWLEAEGKGNRKVTYRLRDWLFSRQRYWGEPIPILHLEDGTMKVVPESELPIVLPKTKEIKPSGTGESPLANIAEWVNTVDPETGMKARRETNTMPQWAGSCWYFLRFIDPHNDKALADPEKLKEWLPIDIYIGGAEHAVLHLLYSRFWHKFLYDIGVVPTKEPFQKLFNQGMILGENNEKMSKSKGNVVNPDDIINSHGADTLRMYEMFMGPLDASIAWSTKGLDGARRFLDRVYRLFVGDNGELNEKIVETSNVAGMERVYHQTVKKVTEDYEGLRFNTGISQLMVFVNEAYKAEVLPKKFMEDFVKMLSPIAPHLGEELWEKLGHSESLAYEAWPTYDEAKLVEDEVEIVLQINGKNKEKLLIASDSTKEQMEEMAKNNEMIQELIEGKTIVKVIAVPGKLVNIVVR
- a CDS encoding class I SAM-dependent DNA methyltransferase, with the protein product MAYAHMAAVYDRLMADTPYDQWLDWVERHWTKGEKPVRVIDLGCGTGTIAIPLAKRGYRVTGVDLSTEMLAIAYDKMRQEQVDVAWVEQDMRELSLPEADAVISLCDSLSYLTEEADVQETFKRVFAHLAPGGSFLFDVHSPYKMLHIFGDETFTHVEDEVSYIWQCFCDPLRLEVEHQLTFFIRQPNGLYERMEEEHWQRAYQPVQLMRWLTDAGFTDIVITADYSDMPPQEASERLFFSARKPKSLT
- the rsfS gene encoding ribosome silencing factor, with protein sequence MVKTVEDLAQLVVKAAEDKKAENLKVLDIKKLSVIADYFMICHGNNERQVQAIVREIRDQAHKNGFDVRGIEGADEGRWVLVDLGDIVIHVFHREDREFYNLERLWKDAEEVSFSAQG
- the yqeK gene encoding bis(5'-nucleosyl)-tetraphosphatase (symmetrical) YqeK, which produces MRLLDNREELLVRIRQQMHEKRYNHTLGVAASARELAERFGADPDKAELAGLLHDYCKCWPVEKMFEILVRHDMPTELLEGEKELWHAFAAAIVIQTDLGVTDADILQAVRYHTTGRAGMSLLEKVVCVADYIEPNRVYPGVDFIRAKAMHDLDAALALALGGTIQFLIEKQKTVFPLTLTAYNDLVSRKGREGGF